The genomic DNA CGTACAATGCCCCAACGCCACCAGCGTCTTTTACGTGAGAGAGTGTGTCCTCAGCCGCAGATTTATTGCGATGGTAATGCACCCCGATAGACCAGCCAGCGGCAGCAAAGGCTAGGCTGATCGCTCGGCCAATTCCGCCTGATGCACCGGTCACCAGTACTGCACGTTGGGGGAGGCTTGCACCCGCGTGGCTTTTCATAGGTCCGCGATTATGGGGAGGATATCGCATGAAGGCAAGCCTCCAGCTCGACCGGAATACACGCCGATCTTCTTGCTGCCTCCAGGATTCCTATGGTACGGTCACGGGATCGCTCAACCAGTGGAGAACTTCACGCATGTCGCTCACTACGCCTGGATCTCGAATGGCCATCATGTTGGGAACCGCCCTGCTGTTCGCTTGTGCCACCTGGTCAGAGCGACTCGCAGCAGAAGAGGCCAGTATGATTGCCCAGTCCGCCGACTATTTCCCCGATCAGATCGGGAACGAATGGCACTATAGCGGCCAGATTACTGAGGGACCGCTGCAAACGATCGAACATAGGTTTTTCTCTAACGTGTCTTCGGTCACCGGTACGAAAACCATCAAGGGCATGACGGTCACCATGTTTCACGATACGAATCCAGGCAACCATGGCCCCTCGGACAGTTTCTACCGGCGTGACAGTGTTGGCATCGTCTATCACGGTTCTGAGCCTGGTACGCCCTTGGAAAAACAGCTCGTGCCCTATCAGATCGTGCGTTTTCCCATGAAGGCGGCGACCTCGTTTCAGCAGTTCACCCGCAAAGGGCTGGACTTTGGCACCGATATGGATCGTGACGGCGAGAATGAAAAGGTCGACGCACAGGGTGACTCTACGGTGGTAGGGCAGGAGTCAGTGACCGTACCGGCCGGCACCTTCAAAGACGCGGTAAAGATGGAAGCGCGCATGTATATGCAAATTCATCTCTCCGGGTCGAAGAAGACGGCACAGGGCACCGATGTGATGACCGCCTGGTTTGTGAAGGGTGTAGGATTGGTCAAATACGTCGAACGGCAGGAACTCACTTCATTGGAAGACCGGGGCGTGATCACGGATATTAGCGAGGAGCTGGAATCCTACAAGATCAAGCCACCGAAGGCCTCACTCGGCCGGCGCGAATCCCCGACGGAGGGTTTGTTCGCTGATCACACGGGTCACGACGAATTGCGTCAGGTACTCTTCACCTCCGGCCTTCGCTCCGACTCCGGAGAGCCGATGGCCTCCAAACGGCTGGCGGCCGACTAACGCACCGGTGATCGGACGATTCAGATAGAGATTCCCGACATCGAACCGTTGCCGTGCCAACTCCAGATTGACGGGGCTTCGTGAGTAGACGCCACCGGTGAGGGCATAGGCCGTCGCATTCGCCATCGTGAGTGCGTCCTGAAATGAGGCAGCCTTCATCACCGCGAGAATCGGCCCGAAGATTTCCTCCTGGGCGACTCGATCGGTCGGCGCGACATCGGCGAAGACCGTCGGTCCGATATACCACCCAGGTCCCGTCACAGTCCCTTCCACCAGCAAGCGGGCTTCCTTCTTTCCAATCTCGATGTAATCCTGCACCTTCGCCTGCGCTCGACGATCGATCAGCGGCCCAACCTGGGTGCCAGGCTCTTCCGGATTTCCGACCGTCAAGCTCGACACCGCCTCTTTGAGGCGAACCAGAAAACTATCGTAGATCGCCTCATGGACGATTGCCCGCGAACAGGCGGAGCATTTCTGTCCTGCATAGCCGGTGAACGATGCGATCACTCCGGTAATCGCATCATCGAGGTCTGCGGACTCATCGACGATGATCGCGTTTTTCCCTCCCATTTCTGCAAATACCCGCTTGACCATCTGTTGCCCAGTGATCTGAGTCCCGGCGTCTTTCAAAATGGCAAGACCTACGTCCTTCGACCCGGTAAAGACAATCGTGGCGACCTCTGGATGGTGGACTAATGCCTGTCCAATGTCCGGCCCACCAGGTAAGCAGCTGAGTACCCCCTTAGGCACACCGGCCTCGTGCAAAATCTCTGTGAGCCAGTGCCCCATCATGGGCGAACGTTCGGAGGGTTTGAAAATGACAGGATTTCCCGTCACGAGTGCCGCCGACACCATGCCGGCAGGAATCGCGAATGGAAAATTCCATGGCGCAATGACGGCGGTGACTCCACGAGGATGATAGACCCGTTGGTTGAGTTCGCCCGGCTCCTGCCCTAACTGTCTTGGGGGAGCGAGCCTCATCCAGTCCGCTGCATAAAACTCCAGAAAGTCGATGGCTTCGGCAAGATCCGCATCTGCCTCGCGCCACGGCTTCCCGCATTCCAGTATTTCCCAGGCAGCCAACTCGTGACGCCGCATTCGCATGAGCGCGGCCGCTGCACGCAAAATCTCCACACGCCGCGTTGCTGTGGTGGTACGCCAGGAATCCCATGCCTGCATCGCCCGGCCTACAGTCTGTTCAACGTCAGCCATACTGGCGCTGGACAACCGACCTACGACTTCATCAGGGCGGGCAGGATTACGAGATTCAATGAGAGGCCCCGTGAGGCGCAATCCCTGGAACGACGATGACCATTGGCGGCCCAGTTGTGACCGCACGGTCGTCAGGGCCTGCTGCATGGCCGCTCGGTGTTCTGCCTGCGCAAAATCACGCTGTGGTTCATTCCGAAACTTCAGCTTGTCGGCTTGCTGAGATGGGAGGGATGGTGTCTGAGG from Nitrospirota bacterium includes the following:
- a CDS encoding proline dehydrogenase family protein translates to MSTASSPLESIVHRIGEQLARLSAGRTPTVFTRHWWSHQALNLAMHDSAFKTQLFRFIDALPSVIDDEQVVTLAREYLGDGETRLFGAQWGLNVLASTSLGARLSGKAIRSQVEQMAKTFIAGATVEDAKPRLADLWKEGRAWSVDLLGEATISNDEADRYRDRCLNALTQLARVAEVWPSISLLERDHLGPIPRVQLSLKISALSPHLDPIDPEGSYRSVAARLRPILDLAMRLPASLIFDMEQADTKTLLLDIFTRLLTEPSYTNYPHAGLALQAYHRDTTRDIEGLLSWVHRRGVPITIRLVKGAYWDSDTIRYRQRGWAVPLFEQKAETDANYESLTQLLLSHPSLIRPAFGTHNLRTLAYIEAVAESLGLSPETWEYQMIYGMAEPFQHAILQHGRRLRLYTPVGDLLPGMAYLVRRLLENTSNESFLRKEYVESQSLRRQLSPPALEEQPQTPSLPSQQADKLKFRNEPQRDFAQAEHRAAMQQALTTVRSQLGRQWSSSFQGLRLTGPLIESRNPARPDEVVGRLSSASMADVEQTVGRAMQAWDSWRTTTATRRVEILRAAAALMRMRRHELAAWEILECGKPWREADADLAEAIDFLEFYAADWMRLAPPRQLGQEPGELNQRVYHPRGVTAVIAPWNFPFAIPAGMVSAALVTGNPVIFKPSERSPMMGHWLTEILHEAGVPKGVLSCLPGGPDIGQALVHHPEVATIVFTGSKDVGLAILKDAGTQITGQQMVKRVFAEMGGKNAIIVDESADLDDAITGVIASFTGYAGQKCSACSRAIVHEAIYDSFLVRLKEAVSSLTVGNPEEPGTQVGPLIDRRAQAKVQDYIEIGKKEARLLVEGTVTGPGWYIGPTVFADVAPTDRVAQEEIFGPILAVMKAASFQDALTMANATAYALTGGVYSRSPVNLELARQRFDVGNLYLNRPITGALVGRQPFGGHRLSGVGAKAGGEEYLTQFVVTRVISEQTLRRGFAPAE